Proteins from a single region of Fusobacteriaceae bacterium:
- a CDS encoding tripartite tricarboxylate transporter TctB family protein, translating to MRKANFVAALLFLALTLYVVAVTFTFKKFKNVPIGPEFFPRWLALGLGICALVLLYQSVKHYDKREAPTLSLRDKGMQRLLIGVAVVIAYVFLWKSLGFLVMTPLLLFALMFLLEVRDYKVMILISLLTSVGIFLAFKLILGIEMPLGFLSGVMDF from the coding sequence GTGAGAAAAGCGAACTTTGTCGCCGCCCTTCTGTTTTTGGCTCTGACGCTCTATGTGGTCGCGGTGACGTTTACCTTTAAAAAATTCAAAAACGTGCCCATCGGACCGGAATTCTTCCCGCGCTGGCTCGCCCTGGGACTGGGGATTTGCGCCCTGGTTCTCCTGTACCAGTCCGTGAAACACTACGACAAACGGGAAGCGCCGACCCTGAGTCTCCGGGACAAGGGAATGCAGCGGCTTTTGATCGGGGTCGCCGTCGTGATCGCCTATGTTTTTCTGTGGAAAAGCCTGGGCTTTCTCGTCATGACGCCGCTACTGCTCTTCGCGCTGATGTTTTTGCTGGAGGTCCGCGACTACAAGGTCATGATCCTGATCTCGCTCTTGACCTCCGTCGGCATATTCCTCGCCTTCAAGCTGATCCTCGGTATTGAAATGCCGCTGGGTTTTCTGTCCGGCGTCATGGACTTTTAG
- a CDS encoding tripartite tricarboxylate transporter substrate binding protein, protein MKKVFRNIIFGLLALTTLLSLSVAAADKYPTKTIKVICPWAAGGGTDAILRALSAAVEKELKVTLAVENKTGGAGAIGHAAIKDAKPDGYTLGMVTFELNSLPQQGLIDFTYADYIPLCLVNADAAALTVKADAPYNSVKEFVEYAKAHPGEISIGNSAPGSVWHIGAGLLANATGIQVKHVPFEGAAPAVTALAGGHIQAVSVSLAEVKSQVEAGNLKVLGVMDEKRADAFPNVPTFIEQGYDITYYTWRGMALPKGVDAAIVKTLVDAFAKGIKDEDFLKFAKNMNLNVRYLGPDEFAAFLKDNFEAVTKTLEETHLLDETK, encoded by the coding sequence ATGAAAAAGGTATTCCGGAACATCATTTTTGGGTTGCTCGCACTGACTACCCTGCTTTCCCTGTCGGTCGCCGCCGCGGACAAATATCCGACGAAGACGATCAAAGTCATCTGTCCCTGGGCTGCCGGAGGCGGTACGGACGCCATCCTGCGGGCGCTCTCGGCCGCCGTTGAAAAAGAACTCAAGGTGACGCTGGCCGTGGAAAACAAGACGGGCGGCGCGGGCGCCATCGGACACGCGGCCATCAAAGACGCGAAACCCGACGGCTATACGCTGGGCATGGTGACCTTTGAGCTGAATTCGCTGCCCCAGCAAGGTCTGATCGATTTTACTTACGCCGACTACATTCCCCTCTGCCTCGTAAACGCCGACGCGGCGGCGCTGACCGTCAAGGCCGACGCCCCCTACAACAGCGTGAAGGAATTTGTGGAATACGCCAAGGCGCACCCCGGCGAGATCTCCATCGGAAATTCCGCCCCCGGCTCCGTATGGCATATCGGCGCGGGACTTTTGGCCAACGCCACGGGCATTCAGGTAAAGCACGTTCCCTTTGAAGGGGCCGCTCCCGCCGTGACCGCCCTTGCCGGCGGACATATCCAGGCCGTTTCCGTTTCCCTGGCCGAAGTAAAGAGCCAAGTAGAAGCCGGAAATCTCAAGGTATTGGGCGTTATGGATGAAAAACGGGCCGACGCCTTCCCCAATGTACCGACATTTATCGAGCAGGGCTATGACATCACTTATTACACCTGGAGAGGCATGGCGCTTCCCAAAGGCGTCGATGCCGCCATCGTGAAGACCCTTGTGGACGCCTTCGCCAAAGGCATCAAAGACGAAGATTTTCTCAAATTCGCCAAAAATATGAATCTCAACGTGCGCTATCTGGGGCCCGATGAATTCGCGGCGTTTTTAAAGGATAATTTTGAAGCGGTAACGAAAACTCTCGAAGAGACTCATCTTCTGGATGAAACGAAGTAG
- a CDS encoding dihydrodipicolinate synthase family protein, which produces MADYLGIYAASVTPFDREDNINAEALLKLMERNLKEGTAGFFIGGSSAEFLLMTFQERVLEYEIASAFVGKCDMIAHVGALATKKAVGYAKAAKKCGYNHIAAIPPIYYGFTTREICDYFYDISRAVDMPVIIYNFPGNTKREIDLRDKDWAALLKSEAVEGIKHTNQVVYQMERIMAHNPKLKIWDGFDETMIACMAYGCTGAIGTTFNIMLPHYQKLFDAFRAGKLTEARELQRKANNIMEALVNVGLISATKYILTRQGIDAGPARKPFSQLTDEQKAYVDGIWDANIVV; this is translated from the coding sequence ATGGCCGATTATCTGGGAATTTACGCGGCGTCGGTGACGCCCTTTGACCGGGAGGACAACATCAACGCGGAGGCCCTGCTGAAGCTTATGGAGCGGAATCTCAAAGAGGGGACCGCGGGCTTTTTTATCGGCGGATCCAGCGCCGAGTTTCTGCTGATGACCTTTCAGGAACGGGTACTCGAATATGAGATCGCCTCGGCCTTTGTGGGCAAATGCGACATGATCGCCCACGTGGGGGCCCTCGCGACGAAAAAAGCCGTCGGCTACGCCAAAGCCGCCAAAAAATGCGGATACAACCATATCGCGGCCATCCCGCCGATTTATTACGGCTTCACGACCAGAGAAATCTGCGACTACTTTTACGATATCTCCCGGGCCGTGGATATGCCGGTCATCATCTATAATTTTCCCGGAAATACCAAAAGGGAGATCGACCTCCGGGACAAAGACTGGGCGGCCTTGCTCAAGAGCGAAGCCGTAGAGGGCATAAAACATACCAATCAAGTTGTTTATCAAATGGAGCGGATCATGGCCCACAACCCGAAGCTCAAGATCTGGGACGGCTTTGACGAGACCATGATCGCCTGCATGGCTTACGGCTGCACGGGCGCAATCGGCACGACCTTCAATATTATGCTGCCCCATTACCAAAAACTCTTCGACGCCTTCCGGGCGGGGAAACTCACGGAGGCCAGGGAATTGCAGCGCAAGGCCAACAACATCATGGAGGCTCTCGTCAACGTTGGGCTGATCTCCGCCACAAAGTATATCCTCACGAGGCAGGGGATCGACGCGGGACCCGCGCGGAAGCCTTTCTCGCAGTTGACCGATGAGCAGAAGGCCTATGTGGACGGCATTTGGGACGCCAATATTGTCGTCTGA
- the kduI gene encoding 5-dehydro-4-deoxy-D-glucuronate isomerase encodes MDIRYSANQKDVKRYTTAELRGEFLIGDLYKADEVTAVYSHVDRMVTVGCMPVKEKVSLEKGIDCWKNFGTHYFLERREIGIFNIGGAGKITADGETFALGYKDCLYITKGTKDVHFTSDDTEKPAKFYMVSAPAHTAFKTTFLSIKDAAKRNLGSVESANKRTINQFIHPDVLPTCQLSMGMTVLEPGSVWNSMPCHTHERRMEIYMYFEVPKDNVVFHFMGEPTELRTIVMQNEQAVISPSWSIHAGAGTTNYTFIWAMGGENQAFDDMDNILTTDLR; translated from the coding sequence ATGGATATCCGGTATTCGGCAAATCAAAAAGATGTCAAACGCTATACGACGGCGGAATTGCGCGGGGAATTCCTGATCGGGGACCTCTACAAGGCCGACGAAGTGACGGCGGTCTATTCCCATGTGGACCGCATGGTGACCGTGGGCTGCATGCCGGTCAAAGAGAAAGTCTCCCTCGAAAAGGGGATAGACTGCTGGAAGAATTTCGGGACCCATTATTTCCTGGAAAGACGGGAAATCGGGATATTCAATATCGGAGGGGCCGGAAAAATCACGGCCGACGGAGAGACCTTCGCCCTCGGATACAAGGACTGCCTCTACATCACAAAGGGCACAAAGGACGTCCATTTTACGAGCGACGACACAGAAAAACCCGCCAAATTTTATATGGTCAGCGCCCCGGCCCACACGGCCTTCAAGACGACGTTTCTCTCGATCAAGGACGCGGCCAAGCGTAACCTGGGCTCTGTGGAATCCGCCAACAAAAGGACCATCAACCAGTTTATCCATCCCGATGTGCTCCCCACCTGCCAGCTCTCCATGGGCATGACGGTCCTCGAGCCCGGCAGCGTCTGGAATTCCATGCCCTGCCATACCCACGAGCGGCGCATGGAGATCTACATGTATTTCGAAGTGCCCAAAGACAACGTCGTCTTTCATTTTATGGGGGAACCCACGGAACTCCGGACCATCGTCATGCAAAACGAACAGGCCGTCATCAGCCCCTCCTGGAGCATCCACGCGGGCGCAGGCACGACCAACTATACGTTTATCTGGGCCATGGGCGGAGAAAATCAGGCCTTTGACGACATGGACAACATCCTCACGACGGACTTGCGGTAG